A segment of the Siphonobacter curvatus genome:
AGCCGTCACATCTTCCGCAACGGTAACGGGAGGTGCTGTAGGAATAACGGCGTAATCCGGAGCAGGGACCGAAGGGCTGGGAATCGTTGAAGCCATGGGTTCTGGTCCGGAAGACTCCGATCGGCTCACCAATGATGAACCTGCGTATCCTTCTTCCTTCGAAGGAGACGATCCCGCCATACCCGGTGCTACCTGTTCGAAAAAAGTAGAAGAAGCCTCTTTTACGTACAGCGTAGATTCATCCAGGGGTAGCGTTTTCGCAAACTGATCTAGGATAGTGGACGTGGCATCCAGACGGCTTGGTTCATTCAGTAGCGAATCCAGCCACAAAATGGCTTGGGTTGTACTGGCCGCCGCTTCCGTACCCAGGCGTTCGGCCAGACCACCGGCAATACTGGTGTGAATGCGATTGTATTTTTGAAAAGCTTTGAGTTGATCAGCCGTAAGCTTGTAATCCGGAAGCTCGCGTAACCAGCCCTGGAAATACTCCTTAGGGGCTAGTAACAGTTCCAGACTTTCGTGCGTAGCTTTCGCTACCAGAGGTTCTAGATCTTCACGTTCGACGGAAATGTGCTGCGATACCGTATTGAGAAAGCTCTGGAGGGCCGTTTTGACTTCGGCACTTTCAAAGTTGAAATACGGGCTACGAAAGGCAGCCGCCGTTTCTTTCCAGGCATCGTACAGATCTCGGATGACAAAAAGGTTAACCTGGGATACCGGACTGAAACGGAGCAGGGCATCACCGTTGATTCGATTTTGCTGAGCGTACTGTTCATTGCAAAGTTGTGCGGCATACGCTTTAGCGTATGTTTCAACTGCGGTCACGTCTAACTTCGGCATAAGGCTATCGCGAATAGTTCTTTTAAAAGTAAAATCAAACGGAAGTATCAGCAAGAACGCTCCCGTTTTTACCCAATTGCAGACGCATAAATACAAAAATCCCCGCCAACTGACGGGGATTTTTGTATTTATGGGAAGAATTAACGTAAGGTACCTTCCAGACGATATTGTTGTCCGCTCGAAGGATCGATACCAATGATCCGCACGCGACCCCGACGATTCGCCAGCAGGTCACCCGCTTGTTTGGCATCTTTGATAACCGTATCGTCAATTTTGGTGATGATAAATCCTACTGGAACTTCCTGGTATTCCATCCAGCCATCAGGCAGTACTTCCACCACTTTAGCCCCACCGTTGATGCGGAATTTCGTTTTCTCGTTGTTCGTCACATTGTCGAGTTTGGCACCTACGGATTCAACCTGTACGAGTGAAGAAACTGTCGATTTCACAATACCCGTGCTACCGTCCATGTTTTTCAATGTAACGTTGAAGTCTTTTAGCTGACCGTCACGGTTTACCGTTACCACCACTACGTCACCGGGTTTATGCTGAGCACCGACCAGTTCTACCAGACGAGGCAAGTCGTTTACGTCTTTACCGTCCACTTTCACAATGACGTCACCGATTTTCAGACCAGCGGCTTTCGCAGCACTGGCGTTCGGGTTTTCACCGAAGCTACCGAAGTAAATACCGGAACTAGCTTTCAGATCTTTCTGGCTAGCCAGTTTTTCGTCGACTACCTGCATTTGTGAAATACCCAAGTAACCGCGTTGAACGTTACCGTACTTCAACAAATCACTAGCTACTTTCTTCACCAAGTTAGAAGGTACGGCAAACGAATAACCAACGTACGTACCCGTCTGACCACCCGCAATGGCCGTATTAATACCGATCAGGTCGCCTCTAGAATTGACCAGAGCACCACCCGAGTTACCGGGGTTCACGGCAGCATCCGTTTGGATGAAGGCTTCAATCGGGCTCTGAGCTTTCTCACGATCACCCAGGATACCAATGGAACGGCCTTTCGCACTCACAATACCTGCCGTAACCGTTGATTCCAGATCAAAAGGGTTACCTACGGCCAGTACCCATTCCCCTACTTTAATATCATCCGAGTTCGCAAAGGGCAGATACGGTAAATTCGCGGGTAGCTTTTCGCCCTGCAACTGAATCACGGCAATATCCGTGTTAGGGTCCGTACCTACGAGTTTTGCTTTAAACTTCCGTTTGTCGCTAAGTACCACTTCCAATTCAGAAGCGTCGGCTACGACGTGGTTGTTCGTAACAATATATCCATCGGGGCTGATAATCACACCCGAACCTGAGGCCATGCCTTCCTGACGTTGAGGCTGACGACGGCCACCACCGAAGTCTTCATCGCCAAAGAAGTCAAAGATGCTGGGCATCTGCCGCTGACTTACCTGACGTACAACTTTTGATTTGATGTGTACTACGGCCGGCGTTGATTTGTCGGCAGCCGCTACGAAATCGCCGGGAATACCGGCCATATTCGTAGTGAACTTTGCACCCGCTCCCGAAGCGTTAGCTTCGGTAAGTACCACATCCCGTTGAGAGCCTAATCCCAAGAGGTGAGCTCCACCCAGGGTAATTCCGCTACTCAATACCCCGACCAGGGCTAAAGATTTCCAATTGCTGTTATTCATAGCTGTTAAACGTTGTTTGGAGAGGGAAATTCATTACTAGTTTACGTAAAAAAGTGCTCCAAAATCGAATCAGCGAAAAGTTGTTCTAGTTAAGTTCTTAGACTTGCTAACCTTAACGCGGTTTAGAGAGAATCTGTTGCGAAAATAAAGGGATTAAGGTTTTTTAACAACAGATTGTGATAATAGGGTAATGAACGGGCTGAATGTTAAGAAAGCAGGGAGAGCACTAAAGTTCTCCCTGCTTCTTTCCGCACGAACCAACTGCACTAGGTACGATTAGGCAATGGAAATTTCACGAGGCTGTGCTTTTGCTTCTTCTTTTTTCGGGAGCGTCAGGTACAGGATTCCGTCGGTATAGCTGGCTTCGATTTTCTCACCATCTACGGTTTTGGGTAATACGAACGCCCGTTGGAAACTACTGTAGCTAAATTCTTTCCGGCTGTATTTTTCGGCTTTCTCTTCATTCTGGCTTTCTTTCTTAACTGAAATTACCAGACGATTTTCGTGTACGCTTACTTTAAAGTCTTCTTTCTTCAGACCAGGAGCAGCCAGTTCAAGTTGGAAGTTTCCTTCGCTTTCTTTGACATTGACAGCAGGCAAATTATGGAACTCATTCTTACCAGCTACTTGGTTGTACGATTGAAAGAAGTCATCGTTAAAGAAACGATTTACTAAAGAAGGGAATGCAGGTTGATGAAATTTCACGAGTGACATGGCTATAACGTTTTTTATTGTTTTCGATGTTTAACCGACTCATTAATTGTCGGACGACTCTATAATTAAAACAGCTATACCAAACTCAAAAATTGAAAATACAATGACAAAATGTCTTATTTAGAATAAATACTAAAATAGATTAATGACAAAATGTCTTATATCGACTTAAAATGTCAGTTTTAGGATTCATTTGAACGTTCAGGTTCCCAAACAGCTCGTACTACCTCCCGCTTGCCCTGCGGTCCCGGATGTTTTTCGACGCGAAAACCAGCTGCTTTTAATGCCCGCCGTACGTCGCTTTTGGAACAGTAGGTAGTCAATAGGCTGCCCACCTGCAAATGGCGGCCGATTCCGGAGAAGATTTCAGTAGTCCAGAGTTCTGGTTGTGAGCTGGGAGCAAAGGCGTCGTAATAGACCAGATCGTAGGGCTCGCCGAAGGTTTCATTCGCCAGAAAATCCTGAAGAGTGGCGTGGACTTTACGCAGGGTGAAGGTGGGCGACAAGCGTACTTCCGTGTCCCAGGCCGCCTCATGCAGCGATTGTAAAACCGTTGCGTGCATAAACTCATCGTAATTGAGTTGCCGATACGCTTCGGGTGGAATGGGATACGCTTCCAGGCTAGTATAATCTACAACAACGGGTGACTGCCCGGCCTTTAGCAAGGTAAGCAGAGCGTTGAAGCCCGTACCAAATCCCATTTCCAGAATCCGGATTTCCCGTTTACCCGATTCTAGCAGATAATCTAGTCCCAGTTCCAGAAAAATACGTTTCGATTCATCAAAGGCTCCGTGCAGGGAATGATACCACTGGTTAAAGCGGGCCGAGTAGAGCGTATGACTACCGTCCTTGGTGAGTACCAGCTCATTCGATGCGTGTGTCGGATCCGAATGCGTGGGGTTTGAGCTTCCTGCTTCCATTATTTCTTTTTATTCAGGGTATGATCTGACTTCGCCCGTCCTTCCTTACAGACGAATCATTCGAAAAATTTCACTTGTATACAAGGGTAAAAGAAGAGCTGATCAGAAAAATCATCCAGCTTATCTTGGATGATTGCGGCCAATTCCCGACCCTATACTTCAAACTTTACAAACGCTTTAGTCATGTTGCTTTCCCGCAAAAACTTGCCCCAAATTTCGGCAACTGTGCCGGTTCAATTACCCAATCCTTCCGTTTTTGAATTACCCGAACGCATTCTGCAATTTGGTACGGGTGTGTTGCTGCGGGGTTTGTGCGACTATTTTGTGGACAAAGCCAATCAACAGGGCGTATTCAACGGCCGAATTGTGGTGGTGAAATCAACCGGAAGCGATACGTCCGAATTTGATCGGCAGGATCAACTCTTTACGCAGGTGATTCGGGGCTTGGGCGAAGATGGACAACCGATTGAAGAATACATTGTCAACGCCAGTATTTCCCGTACCCTGGCGGCTCCGAGCCAATGGGCCGAAATTCTGGCCTGTGCGAGCAACCCCGAGATGCAGATTGTTACTTCAAATACGACGGAAATCGGTATTCAGCTCGACGAAAACGAAAATTTGCAAGCCACGCCTCCTAGATCATTTCCAGGGAAACTGACGGCCTTTCTGTACGCCCGCTGGAAAGCTTTTAACGGTTCAGTCGAAAGCGGTATGGTGATTGTACCCACCGAACTTGTGCCTGACAATGGCACGAATCTGCGGAAAATTGTACTGGAACTGGCTCGTCGCGGGAACCTCGAAGCTGACTTTATTCAGTGGCTGGAAACGGCCAACTCCTTCTGTAATTCACTGGTGGACCGGATTGTTCCCGGAAAACCCAATGCGACGGATCAGGCCGAATACCAGCAGAAACTAGGCTACGAAGATGGCCTGCTCTGCGTATCGGAAGTATACCGCCTCTGGGCTATTGAAGGCGATGAAAAGGTAAAAAGCGTACTGAGTTTCGATGCCGTAGATTGTGACGAAGCCAATGCGTTAGGCGTAATTATAAAAACCGATATTGATCGCTACCGGGAGTTGAAACTTCGCCTGCTGAATGGCTCGCACACCCTGACCTGCGGACTGAATTATCTTTCTGGCAAAAACGCCGTTCGCGAAAGCATGGTCGATCCTGTATCGAGTCGCTATGTGAAAGAATTGATGTTTGAAGAACTGGCCCCGGCCATTCCATACCCGATCGAGCTGGAGGTAGCCCGTACGTACGGGGCCAGTCTGCTGAACCGTTTTTCCAATCCCTTTTTGGAACATAAACTGCTCAGTATTACGTTGTACTATACCTCTAAGATGAAAACCCGTAACGTACCTTTGCTACTCAAGCATTACGAGCAGACGGGCACGGCTCCGGAACGTTTTGCTCTGGGCTTTGCGGCGTATGTACTGTTCATGAAGGCCGTGAAAGTAGAAGGAGGTAAGTACTTTGGCGAACGAAACGGCGAGTCCTACCTCATTCCGGACGAACCCGCCGGCTGGTATTTTGACTGGTGGTCGCGTCAGGGCGAGCTTTCGGAAGTACTCGGCAATACGGATTTTTGGGGTACGGATTTGAATGCGTTGCCGGGCTTCGGCGAGCGGGTAGCGTTCTACCTGAGCAGGCTTCAGGAAAGTCCAGCCGCCGCTTTTGAGGCCGCTTTATCCTAACTGATTTTTATTCATTTCTTTTCCATCGAAAATTCGGGTAGCAAGGTCCGGATTTCATCTTTTGAAAGAAAGAATCTTTTACTCCCATGCAGCAACGAGTATTAAAAGTCCACCCCGCCGATAACGTTATTGTCGCCCTAACTGATCTGAAAAAAGGCGAGATCATTTCGTTTCAGGGGGTCGATTACGAGCTGGTCGATGACATTGCGGCCAAGCATAAATTTCTGACGGAAGATCGGGCCGTCGATGAAGAGATTACCATGTACGGTGTGCTGGTAGGGAAGGCCAAACAGTTCATCCCCAAAGGCGGATTGATGCACACGTTCAATACCCGCCACGCTTCTGACGATTTTGGACTGGGCTCGCGTAAGCTGGAGTGGGCACAACCCGATACCTCTAAGTTCAAACAGCGGTCTTTCCTGGGGTATCACCGACAGGATGGAAGCGTAGGTACGGCCAATTATTGGATCGTACTGCCGATGGTATTCTGCGAAACCCGTAACCTGGAAGTGATGCGGGAGGCCCTGGTGGATTCCTTGGGCTACGGCAAAAATCAAGTTTGGAAAGATCAGACTGAGCAGTTGATTAGTCTCTACCGTTCCGGCAAATCTGTAACGGACATTCTCAACGCCGATTTAGCCATTGAAGAAGAAACGGCGACCCAAACCCGTCTGTTTCCGAACGTGGATGGTGTAAAATTCCTCAACCATGAAATGGGTTGTGGGGGTACACGGTCAGATGCTCAGGCTCTGTGTGGCTTGCTCGCTGGCTATGCGACGCACCCCAACGTAGCGGGAGTCACGGTACTAAGTCTGGGTTGCCAGAACGCTCAGGTATCGATTCTGAGAGAGGAAATTGCCAAGCGGGACCCGAATTTTGCCAAGCCGCTGTACGTATTTGAGCAGCAGGAAATTGGTTCCGAAGAAAAACTCATCGCCGGAGCGATCAAGCAAACCTTTGCCGGACTGATTGAAGCCAATAAAATTGAACGTCAGCCCGCTCCGCTATCCAAGCTGGTCATTGGACTGGAATGCGGTGGTTCGGACGGATTTTCCGGAATCTCGGCGAATCCGGCGATCGGTCATACTTCCGATATTCTAGTATCACTGGGTGGTACAGTCATTCTGGCGGAATTTCCGGAACTTTGCGGTGTAGAGCAGGAACTATCGGACCGTTGCGTGGATGAAGAAACGGCTTTGAAGTTCAATTCGCTGATGAAGATCTACAATTCGCGGGCGGAAGCCGTAGGTTCTGGTTTTTACATGAACCCTTCCCCGGGTAATATCAAGGATGGACTCATTACTGACGCCATCAAGTCTGCCGGAGCCGCGAAAAAAGGTGGTAATTCACCCGTTGTAGATGTGCTGGATTACCCTGAGAAAGTGACCAAGCCCGGTCTTAACTTGGTTTGTACCCCCGGAAACGACGTGGAGAGTACCACGGCTGAAGTAGCTTCGGGAGCCACCGTCGTTTTATTTACCACGGGTCTGGGTACGCCTACGGGTAATCCGGTTGCCCCCGTTATCAAGCTTTCGACGAACACGAAGCTGTACCACAAGATGAACGATATTATCGACATCAACTGTGGTACCATCATCGACGGGCAGGAAACCATCGATGAAGCGGGCGAACGCATTCTGGATTACGTCATTCAGGTAGCCAGCGGTCAGGTGACGCCGCACTCGGTGCGTCTCGGCCAGGATGATTTCATCCCCTGGAAACGTGGTGTTTCGCTGTAAGTACTACGTCATTTAATCCTAAAAAATTGAATGGGTATCGATCGTGATCTACTGCGGTGGCCTGTTCAGTTTTTTAGGATTTTTGTCTGATGGGTAGACGGAGCAGTTGAGATTTCGTAGCGAATGATACGGCTCACGCAGTTCCGACTAAAGGTTCGCCAAGAACTCTTTAACTGAAAACAGACAACGGAAAACTCTAAACTTTTTTATGCCTCTTCTTCAATCTTTTCGCTGGTTTGGTCCGAAAGACCCTGTACGGCTGTCGGACATTCGGCAAGCCGGAGCTACGGGTATTGTCTCGGCCTTACACGAAGTGCCTAACGGTAAAATCTGGACTCCCGAAGCCATTGAATCCCGCAAAACGCTAATCGAGGCAGCTGGACTGGAATGGGCTGTAGTCGAAAGTGTACCCGTGCACGAGCACATCAAGCGAGCCATGCCCGACCGGGATCAGCTCATTGCTAATTATCAGCAAACCTTACGTAACTTGGCTCAGCAAGGCATTACGAGGGTATGTTACAACTTCATGCCCGTACTCGATTGGACGCGAACGGATCTGGCCTACGTCGTACCCGACGGGTCGGAAGCCC
Coding sequences within it:
- a CDS encoding trypsin-like peptidase domain-containing protein — translated: MNNSNWKSLALVGVLSSGITLGGAHLLGLGSQRDVVLTEANASGAGAKFTTNMAGIPGDFVAAADKSTPAVVHIKSKVVRQVSQRQMPSIFDFFGDEDFGGGRRQPQRQEGMASGSGVIISPDGYIVTNNHVVADASELEVVLSDKRKFKAKLVGTDPNTDIAVIQLQGEKLPANLPYLPFANSDDIKVGEWVLAVGNPFDLESTVTAGIVSAKGRSIGILGDREKAQSPIEAFIQTDAAVNPGNSGGALVNSRGDLIGINTAIAGGQTGTYVGYSFAVPSNLVKKVASDLLKYGNVQRGYLGISQMQVVDEKLASQKDLKASSGIYFGSFGENPNASAAKAAGLKIGDVIVKVDGKDVNDLPRLVELVGAQHKPGDVVVVTVNRDGQLKDFNVTLKNMDGSTGIVKSTVSSLVQVESVGAKLDNVTNNEKTKFRINGGAKVVEVLPDGWMEYQEVPVGFIITKIDDTVIKDAKQAGDLLANRRGRVRIIGIDPSSGQQYRLEGTLR
- the mnmD gene encoding tRNA (5-methylaminomethyl-2-thiouridine)(34)-methyltransferase MnmD, with product MEAGSSNPTHSDPTHASNELVLTKDGSHTLYSARFNQWYHSLHGAFDESKRIFLELGLDYLLESGKREIRILEMGFGTGFNALLTLLKAGQSPVVVDYTSLEAYPIPPEAYRQLNYDEFMHATVLQSLHEAAWDTEVRLSPTFTLRKVHATLQDFLANETFGEPYDLVYYDAFAPSSQPELWTTEIFSGIGRHLQVGSLLTTYCSKSDVRRALKAAGFRVEKHPGPQGKREVVRAVWEPERSNES
- a CDS encoding Hsp20/alpha crystallin family protein — protein: MSLVKFHQPAFPSLVNRFFNDDFFQSYNQVAGKNEFHNLPAVNVKESEGNFQLELAAPGLKKEDFKVSVHENRLVISVKKESQNEEKAEKYSRKEFSYSSFQRAFVLPKTVDGEKIEASYTDGILYLTLPKKEEAKAQPREISIA
- a CDS encoding UxaA family hydrolase yields the protein MQQRVLKVHPADNVIVALTDLKKGEIISFQGVDYELVDDIAAKHKFLTEDRAVDEEITMYGVLVGKAKQFIPKGGLMHTFNTRHASDDFGLGSRKLEWAQPDTSKFKQRSFLGYHRQDGSVGTANYWIVLPMVFCETRNLEVMREALVDSLGYGKNQVWKDQTEQLISLYRSGKSVTDILNADLAIEEETATQTRLFPNVDGVKFLNHEMGCGGTRSDAQALCGLLAGYATHPNVAGVTVLSLGCQNAQVSILREEIAKRDPNFAKPLYVFEQQEIGSEEKLIAGAIKQTFAGLIEANKIERQPAPLSKLVIGLECGGSDGFSGISANPAIGHTSDILVSLGGTVILAEFPELCGVEQELSDRCVDEETALKFNSLMKIYNSRAEAVGSGFYMNPSPGNIKDGLITDAIKSAGAAKKGGNSPVVDVLDYPEKVTKPGLNLVCTPGNDVESTTAEVASGATVVLFTTGLGTPTGNPVAPVIKLSTNTKLYHKMNDIIDINCGTIIDGQETIDEAGERILDYVIQVASGQVTPHSVRLGQDDFIPWKRGVSL
- a CDS encoding tagaturonate reductase — encoded protein: MLLSRKNLPQISATVPVQLPNPSVFELPERILQFGTGVLLRGLCDYFVDKANQQGVFNGRIVVVKSTGSDTSEFDRQDQLFTQVIRGLGEDGQPIEEYIVNASISRTLAAPSQWAEILACASNPEMQIVTSNTTEIGIQLDENENLQATPPRSFPGKLTAFLYARWKAFNGSVESGMVIVPTELVPDNGTNLRKIVLELARRGNLEADFIQWLETANSFCNSLVDRIVPGKPNATDQAEYQQKLGYEDGLLCVSEVYRLWAIEGDEKVKSVLSFDAVDCDEANALGVIIKTDIDRYRELKLRLLNGSHTLTCGLNYLSGKNAVRESMVDPVSSRYVKELMFEELAPAIPYPIELEVARTYGASLLNRFSNPFLEHKLLSITLYYTSKMKTRNVPLLLKHYEQTGTAPERFALGFAAYVLFMKAVKVEGGKYFGERNGESYLIPDEPAGWYFDWWSRQGELSEVLGNTDFWGTDLNALPGFGERVAFYLSRLQESPAAAFEAALS